One genomic segment of Burkholderiaceae bacterium includes these proteins:
- a CDS encoding acyl dehydratase, which yields MTQRRFDDVTAGEPLAPVHYPLSVLRLVMAAGANRDFNSIHHNAEFARASGAPDMYANTFFLQGMWERCARDYIGPGGTIRSIAGFAMKAFNTAGQTVTVEGLVERKWIEAGAGLVELSMQSRTERGVTVGPGRVVVELPLP from the coding sequence ATGACCCAGCGCCGCTTCGACGACGTGACGGCAGGCGAACCGCTCGCGCCGGTGCACTATCCGCTGTCGGTGCTGCGCCTCGTGATGGCGGCCGGCGCGAACCGCGACTTCAATTCCATCCACCACAACGCCGAGTTCGCCCGCGCGAGCGGCGCGCCGGACATGTACGCCAACACCTTCTTCCTGCAAGGCATGTGGGAACGCTGCGCGCGAGACTACATCGGCCCCGGCGGCACCATCCGCAGCATCGCGGGCTTCGCGATGAAGGCGTTCAACACGGCGGGGCAGACCGTCACCGTCGAAGGCCTTGTGGAGCGCAAGTGGATCGAGGCTGGCGCCGGACTGGTGGAACTGTCGATGCAGTCACGCACGGAACGCGGCGTGACCGTGGGCCCGGGCCGCGTGGTCGTGGAATTGCCGCTGCCGTGA
- a CDS encoding MaoC family dehydratase N-terminal domain-containing protein — translation MKGDWTHAWQPMVDAVGRDFGEGRTEVWGETIEASMVRRYIEPLELDSKLHSDAAFARAHGYADIVVPSTAIASFAMPLLWNPGDSPLFDDAARDAQPTRSHIGGVRFGLEPPTTHFFGVDAEADYLLPVVVGDRLCRRGALLLSCKPKETRVGQGAFISWQTEVINQRRERVALLRTTFFRYNVLRAEPVTPGSTRGRGPASAHDAGSSPA, via the coding sequence GTGAAAGGCGACTGGACGCACGCGTGGCAGCCGATGGTCGATGCCGTCGGCCGCGACTTCGGCGAGGGGCGCACCGAGGTGTGGGGCGAGACGATCGAAGCGAGCATGGTGCGCCGCTACATCGAGCCGCTCGAGCTCGACTCGAAGCTGCATTCCGACGCGGCCTTCGCGCGCGCGCACGGCTACGCGGACATCGTCGTGCCGAGCACCGCCATCGCGAGCTTCGCGATGCCCCTGCTGTGGAACCCCGGCGATTCGCCGCTCTTCGACGACGCGGCGCGGGACGCGCAACCCACGCGCAGCCACATCGGCGGCGTGCGCTTCGGCCTGGAGCCGCCCACCACGCATTTCTTCGGCGTCGACGCGGAAGCGGACTACCTGCTGCCGGTGGTCGTCGGCGACCGGCTGTGCAGGCGCGGCGCATTGCTGCTGTCGTGCAAACCGAAAGAGACGCGGGTGGGACAGGGCGCCTTCATCTCTTGGCAAACCGAGGTGATCAACCAGCGCCGCGAGCGGGTCGCGCTGCTGCGCACGACGTTCTTCCGCTACAACGTGCTGCGCGCCGAGCCTGTCACCCCGGGCTCGACCCGGGGTCGTGGGCCCGCGAGCGCACACGATGCCGGGTCGAGTCCGGCATGA
- a CDS encoding acyl--CoA ligase — MGAGPLSEPPHPHHRDERRRRRIGHDRAHDRHGPDRCTGAARRGRADAGRQRHVFEDQVALKPQAVAVQSPQGDWTYAQLGEQVARMSAWLRVQGVARGDRVAILSENRREFVLTLLAAAKVGAIVACMNWRQTAEELAHCITLVTPRIALVSPRYEQHVKLFGEVAVTMIGEELESDIGGVRFASTPPCGNGDVVEPEDGLYILYTSGTTGKPKAALVSHRALVARGAVNTMDRGVRRGATFIAWPPMFHMASADSMLVTLIGGGKVIVMDGLDVGVLCDLGEREDNVGWFVLMPGMIDKVLDEYARRGTRPHPADSVGCMADLVPRQQIVDVTRLFNAPFRNTFGSTEAGPAPGSGGRVPVGVAPENLAKNQSSLCRVRLVDEAGQDVAPGEPGELLLRSPTLFSGYWGMPEATAEAFAGGWFHTGDVFTRQPDGTLQFVDRRKYLIKSGGENIYPAEIEQLLLASPRIADAAVVRKRDAKWGEVPVAFVAVRDETLSAEEVVALCRGRIANYKLPREVRFIRNEDMPRSTTGKIVRSELEALLQ, encoded by the coding sequence ATGGGCGCAGGACCGCTATCCGAGCCGCCCCATCCGCATCATCGTGACGAACGCCGCCGGCGGCGCATCGGACATGATCGCGCGCATGATCGGCACGGGCCTGACCGCTGCACTGGGGCAGCCCGTCGCGGTCGAGCCGATGCCGGCCGCCAACGGCATGTGTTCGAAGACCAGGTCGCGCTCAAGCCGCAGGCCGTGGCGGTCCAGTCGCCACAGGGGGACTGGACGTATGCGCAGCTCGGCGAGCAGGTCGCGCGCATGTCCGCGTGGCTGCGCGTACAAGGCGTTGCGCGAGGCGACCGCGTGGCGATCCTCTCGGAGAACCGGCGCGAGTTCGTGCTGACCCTGCTGGCGGCCGCGAAGGTCGGCGCGATCGTCGCGTGCATGAACTGGCGGCAGACGGCGGAGGAGCTCGCGCATTGCATCACGCTCGTCACGCCGAGGATCGCGCTGGTGTCGCCACGGTACGAGCAGCATGTGAAGCTGTTCGGCGAAGTTGCGGTCACGATGATCGGCGAGGAGCTCGAAAGCGACATCGGTGGGGTGCGCTTCGCTTCGACCCCACCCTGCGGGAACGGCGACGTCGTGGAGCCGGAGGACGGCCTCTACATCCTGTACACCAGCGGCACGACCGGCAAACCCAAGGCTGCGCTCGTGAGCCACCGCGCGCTCGTTGCACGCGGCGCGGTCAACACCATGGACCGTGGCGTGCGGCGGGGCGCGACCTTCATCGCCTGGCCGCCGATGTTCCACATGGCCTCCGCCGACAGCATGCTCGTCACCCTCATCGGCGGCGGCAAGGTGATCGTGATGGACGGCCTCGACGTGGGCGTGCTTTGCGACCTTGGCGAGCGCGAGGACAACGTCGGCTGGTTCGTGCTGATGCCCGGCATGATCGACAAGGTGCTGGACGAATACGCGCGCCGAGGCACGCGTCCGCACCCGGCGGATTCGGTGGGCTGCATGGCGGACCTCGTGCCGCGCCAGCAGATCGTCGACGTCACGCGGCTGTTCAACGCACCGTTTCGCAACACCTTCGGATCGACCGAAGCCGGCCCCGCGCCGGGCAGCGGCGGGCGTGTTCCCGTGGGTGTCGCCCCGGAGAACCTCGCCAAGAACCAGAGTTCGCTGTGCCGCGTGCGACTGGTGGACGAGGCGGGCCAGGATGTCGCACCGGGCGAGCCCGGCGAGCTGCTGCTGCGCAGCCCCACGCTCTTTTCCGGCTACTGGGGCATGCCTGAGGCGACAGCCGAAGCCTTCGCTGGGGGATGGTTCCACACGGGCGACGTGTTCACGCGCCAGCCCGATGGCACGCTGCAGTTCGTCGACCGACGCAAATACCTGATCAAGTCCGGCGGCGAGAACATCTACCCTGCCGAGATCGAACAGCTGCTGCTCGCGTCCCCGCGCATCGCCGACGCCGCCGTGGTGCGCAAGCGCGACGCGAAGTGGGGCGAAGTGCCCGTCGCATTCGTCGCCGTGCGCGACGAAACGCTCTCGGCGGAAGAAGTCGTCGCGCTGTGCCGCGGCCGCATCGCGAACTACAAGCTGCCGCGCGAGGTGCGCTTCATCCGCAACGAAGACATGCCGCGCAGCACCACCGGCAAGATCGTGCGCTCCGAGCTGGAGGCGCTGCTGCAGTGA
- a CDS encoding tripartite tricarboxylate transporter substrate binding protein has product MQGFRRSLLLAASLLALAPLAPLAHAQGFPTKPIKIVITYAPGGTGDVIARTLATSMSELLGQPVVVENKTGAFGSIGTMAVKQAPPDGHTLLVTTIGTVVLAPMVTKDASFDPVKGLTPIANLAMTPGVLVVHQSVPANDFPGFVTWAKQQAKGVDIAVAGPTPEVAMALLAQQAKLNLVTVPFRGYGPALQSVLAGDTKVIYMVPSVQMMEFIKQGKLKVIGVTSAQPSPAVPGAVPLNKFVPGYVQDINFALWAPPGTPADVAAKLTETVRKGLSAPGMAEKFVAFSVPLAVAGPDEVTRITTRESNDIKKIMETVPIKFE; this is encoded by the coding sequence ATGCAAGGCTTCCGACGTTCCCTCTTGCTGGCGGCATCGCTGCTGGCGCTCGCGCCCCTCGCGCCTCTCGCCCACGCGCAAGGCTTCCCCACGAAGCCGATCAAGATCGTCATCACGTACGCGCCCGGCGGCACGGGTGACGTGATCGCGCGCACGCTTGCCACGTCGATGAGCGAGCTGCTCGGCCAGCCGGTGGTGGTGGAAAACAAGACCGGCGCTTTCGGCTCCATCGGCACCATGGCCGTGAAGCAGGCACCCCCTGACGGCCATACGCTGCTGGTGACGACCATCGGCACCGTCGTGCTGGCGCCGATGGTGACCAAGGACGCGAGCTTCGACCCGGTCAAGGGCCTCACGCCGATCGCCAACCTCGCAATGACGCCAGGTGTTCTGGTCGTGCACCAGAGCGTTCCCGCCAACGACTTCCCGGGCTTCGTCACGTGGGCGAAGCAGCAGGCCAAGGGCGTGGACATCGCCGTCGCCGGCCCTACGCCGGAGGTGGCGATGGCGCTGCTCGCGCAGCAGGCCAAGCTCAATCTCGTGACCGTGCCTTTCCGCGGCTACGGCCCCGCGCTGCAGTCGGTGCTGGCCGGCGACACCAAGGTCATCTACATGGTGCCGTCGGTGCAGATGATGGAGTTCATCAAGCAGGGCAAGCTCAAGGTGATCGGCGTGACGAGCGCGCAGCCCAGCCCCGCGGTGCCTGGCGCGGTGCCGCTCAACAAATTCGTGCCGGGCTATGTGCAGGACATCAACTTCGCGCTGTGGGCGCCGCCCGGCACGCCGGCCGACGTGGCCGCCAAGCTGACCGAGACCGTGCGCAAGGGCCTGTCGGCACCGGGCATGGCCGAGAAGTTCGTCGCGTTCTCCGTGCCGCTTGCAGTGGCCGGGCCCGATGAAGTGACCCGCATCACCACGCGCGAGTCGAACGACATCAAGAAGATCATGGAAACCGTGCCGATCAAGTTCGAGTGA
- a CDS encoding acyl-CoA dehydrogenase family protein, with translation MSEALPLVESEDLVLVRDSARGLLQDAWPASRAVAAAKDAAALKDMWRKAALQGWTALAPSQDEMGLAASIVLMQELGRAACPLPLADAVLANAVLAQAQGEAAAQLLASVQSGEAIVAWAADPHGGRVTDGATLDGTVSFVEHGAIATHFLVATGKGEIAIVPREAAGLAIDATPGLNVPPLSQLRFTRVDTFQRVTTSFDVGTLTPLMRLLLAARATGSAGYGLELLTDYAKVRSQFGHKIGSYQAIQHKLANCFTSVEICRLALVAAGRASQHERAYSAAVAAANAGQLLRDVVRELHHGFGGISFWDEHELPRHFRRIHGDLTRLGGVQQARRDVAALLLERGAVPDMALTPAADAFRAEVREWLAHNWDHAYPPETYALPVNHRKARQDFSRKVGAKGWLGVNWPKAYGGQGRTAFEHLAFEEEMAYAEAPVTFHNTSANMIGPTLVIHGSDAQKAFFLPGIARGDISIALGYSEPDHGSDLAGIRTSAKRTEDGGWVVNGQKIFTSTAGFSQYVWLAARTDPANQRHGGISVFLVPLDTPGITIQPMSGLNGHRANVVFFDDVKLPADALVGPENGGWKLITDALAFERETVGAIGARARGYFDKLLAHVKADASLRSDPLVLDRIGGLGAEIEASRLLAVRTAQVVEQGEVPLWQAAMLKVYASELMERLSETAFDLLGPGATLAEGAQGALCDSVFEYGVRDALLYTIGGGTNEIQRTLIALRGLDLPR, from the coding sequence ATGAGCGAGGCCCTTCCCCTGGTGGAGAGCGAGGACCTCGTCCTCGTGCGCGATTCGGCGCGCGGCCTGCTGCAGGACGCCTGGCCCGCATCGCGCGCCGTCGCCGCTGCGAAGGACGCGGCCGCGCTGAAGGACATGTGGCGCAAGGCCGCGCTGCAGGGCTGGACTGCGCTCGCGCCGTCGCAGGACGAGATGGGACTTGCCGCGTCCATCGTGCTGATGCAGGAACTCGGCCGTGCGGCCTGCCCGCTGCCGCTGGCGGATGCGGTGCTCGCGAACGCGGTGCTCGCCCAGGCGCAGGGCGAGGCGGCCGCGCAACTGCTGGCAAGCGTGCAGTCGGGCGAGGCCATCGTCGCGTGGGCGGCCGATCCGCACGGCGGCAGGGTGACGGATGGGGCCACACTCGATGGCACCGTCTCCTTCGTCGAGCACGGCGCCATCGCCACGCACTTTCTCGTCGCGACCGGCAAAGGCGAAATCGCGATCGTGCCGCGCGAGGCCGCGGGGCTCGCGATCGATGCCACGCCCGGCCTGAACGTGCCGCCCCTGTCGCAGCTGCGCTTCACGCGGGTGGACACGTTCCAGCGCGTCACCACGTCGTTCGACGTCGGCACGCTCACGCCCCTGATGCGCCTGCTGCTTGCAGCACGCGCCACGGGTTCGGCGGGCTATGGCCTGGAGCTGCTGACCGACTACGCCAAGGTGCGCTCGCAGTTCGGCCACAAGATCGGCAGCTACCAGGCCATCCAGCACAAGCTCGCGAACTGCTTCACCAGCGTGGAGATCTGCCGGCTCGCGCTCGTCGCGGCGGGCCGTGCATCGCAGCACGAGCGCGCCTACAGCGCCGCCGTCGCGGCCGCGAATGCGGGCCAGCTGCTGCGCGACGTGGTGCGCGAACTGCATCACGGCTTCGGCGGCATTTCGTTCTGGGACGAGCACGAGCTGCCGCGCCACTTCCGCCGCATCCACGGCGACCTCACGCGGCTCGGTGGCGTGCAGCAGGCCCGGCGCGACGTCGCGGCCCTGCTGCTCGAACGCGGCGCCGTCCCCGACATGGCGCTCACGCCGGCGGCCGATGCCTTCCGCGCCGAGGTGCGCGAGTGGCTGGCGCACAACTGGGACCATGCCTATCCGCCCGAAACGTATGCGCTCCCGGTGAATCACCGCAAGGCGCGTCAGGACTTCAGCCGCAAGGTGGGCGCCAAGGGCTGGCTCGGCGTCAACTGGCCCAAGGCCTACGGCGGACAGGGACGCACGGCCTTCGAACATCTCGCCTTCGAGGAGGAGATGGCCTACGCGGAGGCGCCCGTCACCTTCCACAACACCTCGGCCAACATGATCGGCCCGACGCTCGTCATCCACGGCAGCGACGCGCAGAAGGCGTTCTTCCTGCCCGGCATCGCGCGCGGCGACATCTCGATCGCCCTCGGCTACAGCGAGCCGGACCACGGCTCCGACCTCGCGGGCATCAGAACATCCGCGAAGCGCACCGAGGACGGCGGCTGGGTGGTGAACGGTCAGAAGATATTCACGTCGACCGCCGGGTTCTCGCAATACGTGTGGCTGGCCGCGCGCACCGACCCGGCCAACCAGCGGCACGGCGGCATCAGCGTCTTCCTTGTGCCGCTGGACACGCCCGGCATCACGATCCAGCCCATGAGCGGCCTCAACGGCCACCGCGCGAACGTGGTGTTCTTCGATGACGTGAAGCTGCCCGCCGACGCGCTCGTCGGGCCGGAGAACGGCGGCTGGAAGCTCATCACCGATGCACTCGCCTTCGAGCGCGAGACGGTGGGCGCGATCGGCGCACGTGCGCGGGGTTACTTCGACAAGCTGCTCGCGCACGTGAAGGCCGACGCTTCGCTGCGCAGCGACCCGCTGGTGCTCGACCGCATCGGCGGGCTGGGCGCGGAGATCGAGGCGTCGCGCCTGCTCGCCGTGCGCACCGCGCAGGTGGTGGAGCAGGGCGAGGTGCCGCTGTGGCAGGCCGCCATGCTGAAGGTGTACGCGAGCGAGCTGATGGAGCGCCTGTCCGAGACGGCGTTCGACCTGCTCGGCCCCGGCGCCACGCTCGCCGAGGGCGCGCAAGGCGCGCTGTGCGACAGCGTGTTCGAGTACGGCGTGCGCGATGCGCTGCTTTACACGATCGGTGGCGGCACCAACGAGATCCAGCGCACCCTGATCGCGCTGCGAGGGCTGGACCTGCCTCGTTGA
- a CDS encoding enoyl-CoA hydratase/isomerase family protein codes for MAITQREFCTVEKDGHLTIVTINRPDVMNSTHYEADLELDQVWDEFAEDPEQWVGIITGAGDRAFSTGNDLKMHAKRGVRQISKGGFAGLTTRFDLDKPVIAAVNGIAMGGGFELALACDLVIAAENAFFALSEPRVGLSALAGGVQYLPRAIGLPRAMGILLTGRRVPAKEGYELGFVTAVAPAGGAMEEARKWAAQMLECSPLALRATKEVARKTMLGEDFERKLVDAREFPAAKRLRTSNDYVEGPRAFAEKRKPNWTNT; via the coding sequence ATGGCCATCACGCAACGCGAGTTCTGCACCGTCGAGAAAGACGGACACCTCACCATCGTCACGATCAACCGTCCCGACGTGATGAACTCCACGCACTACGAGGCGGACCTCGAACTCGACCAGGTGTGGGACGAGTTCGCAGAGGACCCCGAGCAGTGGGTCGGCATCATCACCGGCGCGGGCGACCGCGCGTTCAGCACCGGCAACGACCTGAAGATGCACGCCAAGCGCGGCGTGCGGCAGATTTCCAAGGGCGGCTTCGCCGGCCTGACCACGCGATTCGACCTGGACAAGCCCGTCATCGCCGCGGTGAACGGCATCGCCATGGGCGGTGGCTTCGAGCTCGCGCTGGCGTGCGACCTCGTCATCGCGGCGGAGAACGCGTTCTTCGCCTTGTCCGAGCCGCGCGTGGGCCTGTCGGCACTCGCGGGGGGCGTGCAGTACCTGCCGCGCGCCATCGGCCTGCCGCGCGCCATGGGCATCCTGCTCACGGGGCGCCGCGTGCCGGCGAAAGAGGGCTACGAACTCGGCTTCGTCACCGCGGTGGCGCCGGCAGGCGGCGCGATGGAAGAGGCGCGCAAGTGGGCCGCGCAGATGCTGGAGTGCTCGCCGCTCGCGCTGCGCGCCACCAAGGAAGTCGCGCGCAAGACCATGCTGGGTGAGGACTTCGAGCGCAAGCTGGTGGACGCGCGCGAGTTCCCGGCGGCCAAGCGCCTGCGCACCAGCAACGACTACGTCGAAGGCCCGCGCGCCTTCGCCGAGAAGCGCAAGCCGAACTGGACCAACACATGA